Proteins encoded within one genomic window of Hevea brasiliensis isolate MT/VB/25A 57/8 chromosome 8, ASM3005281v1, whole genome shotgun sequence:
- the LOC110656648 gene encoding LOW QUALITY PROTEIN: trihelix transcription factor PTL (The sequence of the model RefSeq protein was modified relative to this genomic sequence to represent the inferred CDS: inserted 2 bases in 1 codon), giving the protein MADHQYGVPDLRQLVAGRTHFQGIPLATEPFFLQTRTHGPQIHHFHHDSIIAAAAHSGAEVMLPSGFVQLAHHDHYCTNASTIPSTTTTTTIAIDAASSGAAASFFGVEMENGWIGNDAGNYSRWPRQETLTLLEIRSRLDSRFKEANQKGPLWDEVSRIMAEEHGYQRSGKKCREKFENLYKYYKKTKEGKAGRQDGKHYRFFRQLEALYGETSNNQTSASETHLINNSTSFLYQTPTSLTINQENQEGLQENKHSDQSLSFSNTSEFETSSSENNDDDLSAIAYMMNRSIEKQKGLTESQSYTRAKKNWKTKVKEFVDLQMRKLLERQEVWMERILKTIEDREQERMCKEEEWTKQEVARLDRIHEFWAKERAWIEARDAALMEALKKHAGKGLELLLPSSTSVDEQIAIATQSHYRNQDRHAKKNGIDEMNTMRWTEPEIFSLIQIITSVDPRFLESGHSKAGLWEEIAAKMHSLGYGRSVDECKQKWGNMNIYFNMTATECNKKRKEDLRTSNYFHPLDPYNDQEMAKLETLNSPSSNSCVSXGGCFNQHPINGGDHLWNDYGLKLSKEKNQQL; this is encoded by the exons ATGGCTGACCACCAGTACGGTGTGCCGGATCTCCGGCAACTGGTGGCCGGAAGAACCCATTTCCAGGGAATCCCACTTGCTACTGAACCCTTCTTTCTTCAAACCAGGACTCATGGACCACAAATCCACCACTTTCATCATGACTCCATCATAGCAGCAGCAGCTCATTCTGGTGCTGAGGTAATGCTGCCTTCTGGCTTTGTCCAGCTTGCTCATCATGACCATTATTGCACCAATGCCAGTACAATTCcttctactactactactactactatagCTATAGATGCTGCCAGTTCAGGTGCTGCAGCTTCATTCTTTGGAGTGGAAATGGAGAATGGGTGGATTGGAAATGATGCTGGGAATTATAGTAGATGGCCGAGGCAAGAGACTCTTACTCTTCTTGAGATCAGATCTAGGCTTGATTCCAGGTTCAAGGAGGCTAATCAAAAGGGTCCACTATGGGATGAGGTTTCTag AATCATGGCTGAGGAACATGGTTACCAGAGAAGTGGGAAGAAATGTAGAGAGAAGTTTGAGAACTTGTACAAGTACTACAAGAAAACTAAGGAAGGTAAAGCTGGAAGACAAGATGGGAAGCATTACAGGTTCTTTCGCCAGCTTGAAGCTCTTTATGGAGAAACAAGCAATAATCAAACTTCAGCTTCAGAAACCCATTTAATTAATAATTCCACTTCTTTTCTTTACCAAACACCAACAAGCCTCACAATtaaccaagaaaatcaagaagGCTTGCAAGAAAACAAGCACAGTGATCAGAGTCTAAGTTTCTCTAACACATCGGAATTCGAGACTTCTTCTTCAGAGAACAATGATGATGATCTTTCTGCTATTGCCTACATGATGAACAGATCGATTGAGAAACAGAAAGGGTTAACTGAAAGCCAAAGCTATACGAGGGCTAAGAAGAATTGGAAAACCAAGGTTAAGGAATTTGTAGACTTGCAGATGAGGAAGTTGTTGGAAAGACAAGAAGTTTGGATGGAGAGAATTTTAAAGACCATTGAAGATAGAGAACAAGAGAGAATGTGCAAAGAGGAAGAGTGGACGAAGCAAGAAGTGGCTCGTTTAGATCGGATACATGAATTCTGGGCTAAAGAAAGGGCATGGATTGAAGCTAGAGATGCTGCTTTAATGGAGGCTTTGAAGAAACATGCAGGGAAAGGATTAGAACTACTGCTGCCATCATCAACTTCAGTTGATGAGCAAATAGCCATAGCAACTCAAAGCCACTACAGAAACCAGGATCGACATGCTAAAAAGAATGGCATTGATGAGATGAATACCATGAGATGGACGGAGCCAGAGATTTTTAGCTTAATACAAATCATAACAAGCGTGGACCCAAGATTCCTAGAAAGTGGGCATTCAAAAGCAGGTCTGTGGGAGGAGATAGCAGCAAAAATGCATAGCTTGGGGTATGGCAGGAGTGTGGATGAGTGTAAACAGAAATGGGGGAATATGAACATCTATTTTAACATGACAGCAACAGAGTGTAACAAGAAGCGTAAAGAGGATTTGAGAACCAGCAATTATTTCCACCCACTTGATCCCTATAATGACCAAGAAATGGCCAAACTTGAGACCTTGAACTCACCTTCATCAAATTCTTGTGTGAG AGGAGGCTGCTTTAATCAACATCCAATAAATGGAGGAGACCACTTGTGGAACGATTATGGCTTGAAGCTGAGTAAAGAGAAGAATCAGCAACTTTAG